In the genome of Gemmatimonadota bacterium, one region contains:
- a CDS encoding molybdenum cofactor biosynthesis protein MoaE translates to MGNRIRAEPLSLDELLRDTGGTESGALVVFAGTVRGAEEGREVVALEYDVHPAMAERVLAAIEEEIAGRDGIAACRIVHRVGAVPAGEPSVYVVVRGRHRPEAFEAAREGIDRVKREAPIWKTILHPDGSRTAGRESVPLGLGILPRTPAPSAASARNRG, encoded by the coding sequence TCCGGGACACCGGAGGCACGGAGTCGGGTGCCCTCGTCGTTTTCGCCGGGACGGTCCGCGGCGCGGAGGAGGGGCGTGAAGTGGTGGCCCTCGAATACGACGTGCACCCTGCCATGGCGGAGCGGGTGCTGGCGGCGATCGAAGAAGAGATCGCAGGGCGCGACGGGATCGCCGCCTGCCGCATCGTGCACCGCGTGGGCGCCGTCCCCGCGGGAGAACCGAGCGTTTATGTGGTCGTGCGCGGGCGACATCGGCCCGAAGCGTTCGAGGCGGCGCGCGAAGGAATCGATCGCGTGAAGCGCGAGGCCCCGATCTGGAAGACGATTCTCCACCCGGACGGAAGCCGAACCGCCGGTCGGGAGTCGGTTCCGCTGGGTCTCGGGATTTTGCCTCGGACCCCTGCGCCATCCGCTGCGAGCGCGCGGAATCGAGGTTGA
- a CDS encoding (2Fe-2S)-binding protein — MEIQEILVADRGVSRRSFIKGVIAAGATVSSASYLFRSPGTAFAQAAQGTVERLVTLNVNGQARPVDVAPQETLGTTLRYKLGLTGTKYGCDRAECGACTVLIDGAPHYSCSLLTHQVRGRQVTTIEGLAAPNGTLSVVQQAVLEEAGFQCAFCSSGFIMAMTGMLNRNPNPTREEARRHLSGNLCRCGDYDKILASAMRAIELSRATA, encoded by the coding sequence ATGGAAATCCAGGAGATCCTCGTCGCGGACCGTGGTGTCTCGCGCCGATCGTTCATCAAGGGTGTCATCGCGGCAGGAGCGACCGTTTCCTCCGCCTCGTACCTCTTTCGGTCGCCGGGCACGGCATTCGCGCAGGCGGCGCAAGGGACGGTCGAGCGGCTGGTCACGTTGAACGTGAACGGGCAGGCGCGTCCCGTGGATGTCGCCCCCCAGGAGACACTCGGTACGACCCTCCGGTATAAGCTGGGTCTCACGGGGACGAAGTATGGGTGTGACAGGGCCGAATGTGGCGCATGTACCGTGCTCATTGACGGTGCGCCCCACTATTCGTGCTCTCTCCTCACGCATCAGGTTCGCGGTCGGCAGGTCACGACCATTGAAGGTCTCGCGGCGCCGAACGGCACCCTTTCCGTGGTCCAGCAGGCGGTGCTCGAGGAAGCCGGCTTCCAGTGCGCTTTCTGCTCCTCGGGCTTCATCATGGCGATGACCGGCATGCTCAACCGGAATCCGAATCCGACGCGCGAAGAGGCTCGCCGACACCTTTCGGGCAACCTCTGCCGGTGTGGCGACTACGATAAGATCCTCGCGAGCGCGATGCGCGCCATCGAGCTCTCGCGGGCGACCGCCTGA
- a CDS encoding molybdopterin cofactor-binding domain-containing protein, which produces MADYRLIGTSQAPKDLVAKITGRARYAEDYRVDGMVFAKLLLSPVPNGRVTRLDVSRALEVPGVLGVLTPDDLEPQEGTGEPLLASEPKYQGQPLAAVAAVDETAAAEGVAAIVLEIERKPFVLDPIESLRPGGPNSWEIPNEEDPEGPLLSVNSFEGFGMAEIKWSEADIAALEGDTFPEGEFPGATGFEKGDLADAFARSAVIVEQPIVYASHSHHPMEPRSSMAYWQGGKCFVHCSTQSTARTARSYAGRLGLEEADLVLISPFVGGGFGSKIGGSVTDLIPAHLSRKINRPVMLRVSRDEETYFGRARPGLQGWVKMGFRADGRVLAVDLLVIQENGPYGRQGDMGQAGNVTSLILQPEAMRHRAIAVLTNTPPKSAQRGPGGAQVVPMITTVLEMGAKQLGVDRVDMMLLNAPENRAAFGGGNARVSTAFVREAIQMGREQFNWDQKRNLSGQVNGSKVTGVGLSLSSYVAGSSGMDGLVVIRPDGSVTIHSGIGNLGTHSVFDTGMAAAEVLGVNWDEVQYVWGDSSQGLPWSSSQSGSQTTHAHTRANWAAGHDALRKLQEIAARDLGGNPGDYTVDGRRVFRASSPSVGMTFAQAAQRAIALGGRYDGHELPEDINSMTVATVQTHLVGQGLIGVARDTYGGQGSVWSSTVSFAVVEVDRETGVIEVKEMLTVGDVGTILNPRSLNAQINGGVLQGMSAARFEHWAFDPRWGVNQNKGFHSVKPFSILDVPEQMTAMAVNIADDQTPVGSRGVGEPPVGGGAGAIVSAVYDAIGVPIYRTPLTPDKILNAIEGGATGYTTLQTHV; this is translated from the coding sequence ATGGCCGACTACAGGTTGATCGGGACTAGCCAGGCGCCGAAGGACCTGGTCGCGAAGATCACCGGAAGAGCCAGATACGCCGAGGACTACCGGGTGGACGGGATGGTCTTCGCGAAGCTCCTCTTGAGTCCCGTGCCGAATGGCCGGGTGACACGCCTGGACGTGAGCCGCGCCCTCGAGGTCCCTGGGGTGCTCGGCGTGTTGACTCCGGACGACCTCGAACCACAGGAAGGAACGGGCGAACCCCTCCTGGCCAGCGAGCCCAAGTACCAGGGTCAGCCGCTCGCCGCCGTGGCCGCGGTGGACGAGACAGCAGCGGCGGAAGGGGTTGCCGCCATCGTGCTCGAGATCGAGCGGAAGCCCTTCGTGCTCGATCCGATCGAATCCCTCCGCCCGGGTGGTCCCAACTCATGGGAGATCCCGAACGAGGAGGACCCCGAGGGTCCGTTGCTGTCCGTGAACAGCTTCGAGGGCTTCGGAATGGCTGAGATCAAGTGGTCCGAAGCCGACATCGCGGCGCTCGAGGGCGATACCTTCCCGGAGGGGGAGTTCCCCGGCGCCACCGGCTTCGAGAAGGGCGACCTCGCGGATGCCTTTGCCCGGTCCGCGGTGATCGTCGAGCAACCGATCGTTTACGCCTCGCACTCGCACCACCCGATGGAGCCCAGAAGCTCCATGGCTTACTGGCAGGGCGGGAAGTGCTTCGTGCATTGCTCCACGCAGAGCACCGCGCGGACCGCTCGGAGCTACGCGGGCCGGCTCGGGCTCGAAGAGGCCGATCTCGTCCTCATCAGTCCCTTCGTCGGCGGTGGGTTCGGGAGCAAGATCGGGGGAAGCGTCACCGACCTGATTCCCGCGCACCTCTCCCGGAAGATCAATCGCCCGGTCATGCTCCGCGTGTCCCGCGACGAGGAGACCTACTTCGGGCGGGCCCGTCCCGGACTCCAGGGGTGGGTGAAGATGGGATTCCGCGCGGACGGAAGGGTCCTCGCGGTGGACCTCCTCGTGATCCAGGAGAATGGTCCGTACGGGCGCCAGGGGGACATGGGGCAGGCCGGAAACGTCACCTCCCTGATTCTCCAGCCCGAGGCCATGCGCCATCGGGCGATCGCGGTCCTGACGAACACGCCGCCAAAGTCAGCCCAGCGTGGCCCCGGTGGCGCGCAGGTTGTTCCCATGATCACGACGGTCCTGGAGATGGGCGCGAAGCAGCTCGGCGTGGACCGGGTGGACATGATGCTCCTGAACGCGCCCGAGAACCGGGCTGCCTTCGGGGGCGGAAACGCCCGCGTCTCGACGGCCTTCGTCCGCGAAGCGATCCAGATGGGCCGCGAGCAATTCAATTGGGATCAGAAGCGGAACCTCAGCGGCCAGGTGAACGGGAGCAAGGTGACGGGGGTCGGTCTCTCCCTGAGCTCCTACGTCGCGGGAAGCTCAGGAATGGACGGGCTCGTCGTGATCCGCCCGGATGGAAGCGTGACGATCCACTCCGGAATCGGAAATCTCGGCACCCACTCGGTTTTCGACACCGGGATGGCGGCGGCAGAGGTACTCGGAGTGAATTGGGACGAAGTGCAGTACGTCTGGGGTGACTCGAGCCAGGGGCTCCCCTGGAGTTCTTCGCAGTCGGGCAGCCAGACGACGCACGCCCATACCCGCGCGAACTGGGCCGCGGGCCACGACGCCCTCCGGAAGCTCCAGGAGATCGCGGCGCGCGATCTCGGCGGGAATCCGGGCGACTACACGGTGGATGGCCGCCGTGTCTTCCGCGCCAGCAGCCCGTCGGTCGGGATGACTTTCGCGCAGGCGGCGCAACGCGCCATCGCGCTCGGGGGGCGGTACGACGGCCACGAGCTCCCCGAGGACATCAACTCGATGACGGTCGCCACGGTCCAGACCCACCTGGTCGGGCAGGGGCTGATCGGCGTTGCGCGGGACACCTATGGCGGTCAGGGATCCGTCTGGTCCAGCACCGTCTCCTTCGCTGTCGTGGAGGTGGACCGGGAGACGGGAGTCATCGAGGTGAAGGAAATGCTCACCGTCGGCGATGTCGGAACGATCCTCAATCCGCGAAGCCTCAACGCTCAGATCAACGGCGGGGTGCTCCAGGGGATGAGCGCCGCCCGATTCGAGCACTGGGCATTCGATCCGCGGTGGGGCGTCAACCAGAACAAGGGCTTCCATTCGGTGAAGCCCTTTTCGATCCTCGACGTTCCGGAGCAGATGACGGCGATGGCGGTCAACATCGCGGACGACCAGACTCCCGTGGGTTCGCGAGGCGTCGGGGAGCCGCCCGTAGGGGGAGGCGCCGGCGCGATCGTCTCGGCTGTCTACGACGCCATCGGCGTACCGATCTACCGCACGCCGCTCACGCCGGACAAGATTTTGAATGCCATCGAAGGTGGTGCCACGGGTTATACCACCCTCCAGACCCACGTCTGA